A segment of the Stegostoma tigrinum isolate sSteTig4 chromosome 27, sSteTig4.hap1, whole genome shotgun sequence genome:
GTAtttcgaatcaacctgttcaaagttgttcctagctcagaggtagggatactgccACTGAACCATCATAGCCCCATAACTTAAATTTATATATTTCCTTTAATGCATCAAAGTGTCCCATAACATTTCACCAGCTTTTGTTAGACACAATTTGATACTGAGATACACAAGATGATTTTTGTTAACAAATTGGACATCAAGGAGGATGTCTTAAAGGTCCAAAGACAGGAATAGAGGCAGTTTAGTTCAGGAAGGATTCCAGAGCCTGGAGTCCAGTGTAAATTCAATCCCAAGCCAGTTGGTAAAGTATGAAACTAGACATTAATACATTTCTTGataatgtttttatttattaaatgCAGTATTACAGTCTGCTTCCCAGTGATTCTGCACAGCTAACCCAGTCTGTGTCCCAATATTAgaactgatctttctctgcaccttctctgtagctgtaacactatattctatactctgttctgttacaatgatgtacttatgtaaggaaTGATTTGCCCGGATTGCATGCAAAACtgtacttttcactgcatctctgtACACATGCCAATAATTCAATCAAATCCACTCAGCAGTCTCTCTAATAATTAATGAAGCAATGTCTTTAGCCTGTGTACATGGACAATATTATCAGGCTGGGTTTATTATCAATGCCACCACTCACTGGCAGAACAATGATGCATatgcagaaacagaggtgccatgtcaaacattaagattgacaagtcgccaggcccggaccagatttgtcctcggctgctttgggaagcgagaaaagcaattgcttcgccactcgcgaagatctttgcatcctcgctctccactggagtcgtacctgaggactggagagaggcaaatgtaattcctctcttcaagaaaggaaatagggaaatccccggcaattatagaccggtaagtctcacgtctgtcgtctgcaaggtgttagaaaggactctgagggataagatttatgaccatctggaagagcatggcttgatcaaatacagtcaacacggctttgtgaggggtaggtcatgccttacaaaccttatcgagttttttgaggatgtgactagaaaagttgatgagggtcgagctgtggatgtggtgtatatggacttcagtaaggcatttgataaggttccccatggtaggctcattcagaaggtcaggaggaatgggatacaggggaactcagctgtctggatacagaattggctggccaacagaagacagcgagtggtagtagaaggaaaatattctgcttggaagtcagtggtgagtgaggttccacagggctctgtccttgggcctctactgtttgtaatttttattaatgacttggatgaggggattgaaggatgggtcagcaagtttgcagacgacacaaaggtcggaggtgtcgttgacagtgtagagggctgttgtaggctgcagcgggacattgacaggatgcagagatgggctgagaggtggcagatggagttcaacctggataaatgcgaggtgatgcattttggaaggtcgaatttgaaagctgagtacaggattaaggataggattcttggcagcgtggaggaacagagggatcttggtgtgcagatacatagatcccttaaaatggccacccaagtggacagggttgttaagaaagcatatggtgttttggctttcattaacagggggattgagtttaagagtcgtgagatctcgttgcagctctataaaactttggttagaccgcacttggaatactgcgtccagttctgggcgccctattataggaaagatgtggatgctttggagagggttcagaggaggtttaccaggatgctgcctggactggagggcttatcttatgaagagaggttgactgagctcggtctcttttcattggagaaaaggaggaggagaggggacctaattgaggtatacaagataatgagaggcatagatagagttgatagccagagactatttcccagggcagaaatggctagcacgaggggtcatagttttaagctggttggtggaaagtatagaggggatgtcagaggcaggttctttacgcagagagttgtgagagcatggaatgcgttgccagcagcagttgtggaagcaaggtcattggggtcatttaagagactgctggacatgtatatggtcacagaaatttgagggtgcatacatgaggatcaatggtcggcacaacatcgtgggctgaagggcctgttctgtgctgtactgttctatgttctatgttctatgttctatctctatttacaaggatgttgccaggtttggagggtttgagctataggtgGCACTGAATagagctggggctattttcccaggagtgttgaaggctgaggtgtgcaattctggtctccctgctataagaagaatGATATGAAACTTGCacgtgttcagaaaagatttacaagaatattaccAGGGTTTGAGCAATTGgcagatgctgaataggctgaggctattctCCTTGGATCATcagatgttgaggggtgacctcctgatagaggtttataaaatcatgaggggcatggatagggtaaatagccaagatctttttcccagggttggggagcccaaaggtgagaagggaaagattttttAGGGGCATAAGAGGCAACTTATTGACACAGGGGgaatgcatgtatggaatgagctgtcagatgaagtggtggagcctggtaaaattacaacatttaaaaggtacctggatggatatatgaataggaagggtttagtgggatatgggccaaatgctggcaaatgcaactagatttatttaggatatctgatcagcatgggtgagttggaccaaagggtctgtttctgtgctgtacatctctctgactctctgacataGGAACCTTCCAACAAAGTTCATTCAGCAAATACCATAGAGCTATCGCAGTACTATGGAGAATCAACAGTGGGTTCTACCTGCAGCAGTGGAGCTGTGTGTTCCCTGGTGTTCTTCAGCTCTCCCATTTCCTGAATGCAGACTCCTGAATCTCCTGCTCTTAAAGGCTCTGACCCACTAATTTCAACAAGGTACCTGTAGAATGTGAAGGAGGATGCTGGGACAATATTTAAAGCTGACTACCTCCACTCCATCATAGGTATGCACGGTCTGCTCACAGAGGGATAGATTACACACTCAGGCTCAAAACTGGAAAAAGGGCTTTTCAAGCCCaaaccttaaaattattcaaacgTGATAACAATTGATCAAGTCATACTTGAAAATGTgttaaaatttatttctttacGATATATTTGAGAGTTGATCGGAGTTGATCAGTAGTAAAGGTTTTTTGTGTGAGTGTTTTCCTTTGGTCACACACTCACTATTCCTGTTGTGGTGAGTAACTGTGCTCTTGTCTCTCCATTGGTCACTGGTGTCTACATGTCCTTTGCGAGAATGAAGTGTATGGTCAGTCCAATGGCCAGGATCACGGGTCctgagaggaagaagaggcctCGGCGAATGATCATTTGCTTTGTGGACAGGATTTCTCCGACTGTGGTAACTCCAGTTTCCAAAAATGAAGATTCATCCATCACCTGGTCCTTGTCCACACTTGGTTCCAATTGCAAAACACTAGACATCAGAACCATAGCATCATTTCCTGTGTCCTCCTCTGTGAATGAAACTTACAGTGAGACATTGAAAGCACATGATGGTACGGTTTGATCCATTTTCTGAGGAGCAGACCATTGATCTCCAATTGCCAATTCCCCATGATCTAAATAAAAGGACCCGTCCTGCCAAAAGTACAGGGACTAACCTGAGCTTCCAACTTTCTTGTTTTTTACTCCTTCAATAGTCTACCTTCTCACCACCTACAGACTGTTGTCTCGATAGCCCTTCAGAGACAGGTGAAGGGGCCAGTCCAACTCAGTAGATTCATCAACACTTTACCTTCCTTTGGATTTCTGCTGACTGTTCATAATCCAACTGGGATTTTTGCCTCTAACAGAGTGCTAGCTCAGGACCATCATCACAAAACTGTGCAGACACACAGTCAGCAAGCATACCAAGGTCTAGGCAATGTTTAGAGACCATAACATTGGCAGATTTGATGACAGCTGAGCAGAATTTTCCGCATTTTCTCTCAACTGTTCCGAGGGAGTAAGCAATCTGGCAAGTCAGCAATTACTGTCCATCAATGTTTGAGAGAGTGGTGGTGGGCCTTCTCCTTAGTCAATTCTAGCCAATAGTCAGTTCTAGGAATGAACGCAGCAAACCAGAAATAGCCTCCCACCTCACTTACGTGTGTCTATTGCCAGTTTACTATGGATTATACAATGTTTACTTCCTTATATCTGCTTTCACCTGACAGTAGCACTccttgaaagtttgtgatttcaataaaacctgttagactataacctggtgtcatgttacttctgactttgtccacctcagtccaacactggcaccgaGACATTATCTCTGTGTTAATCACAGATTGTGTAGTTAAAGTTGTCACTGATCTCCAATATGGATTGAACTTCAAGCTTGGTAGTGAATCAGGATCAGGCACGTAATGATAGGAAATGTTTTACTGCCGTTAACATTGATGGATCCAGTGTTTTCTAACTTTGAATAACTGAATGAAATGTATCCAAGAATCTTCTCAATCAATTTTTATGAAGTATCATTCCTTTTTTACCTGTTGAGAGATCTTTTGTTTGACCACCAGAAGTGCTGTCTGAGGTGCCCAATCCTCTCATTGCCCCTGCATTAATCTGAGCCTTTGAATGAAACATAAAAATTGTTATGAGCAGTGAAGGAAGGATACATCAGAGAGAACGCTTTCTATACCAAACACTCTTCAACCGTATGATTTTGAAGCTGCTTTGAACATAACATTGTTGGCAGTTATTAATTATATTAATTAATTGTATAATTCGACCTCTCTGGAAATCTTTGAGTCATGCTTCCTGAGCTGCCCATTGTAATGATTTATTATGCAAAGCTCCAAGCAGATTGGGGGGAATTCACTTGATTCTAATGGAAAGTGATGATTCAGACCAGTCTGAAGATCAGTATTATTAATAGTTCGATTTAGCAACATCCATCCACCAGTGCAAGGTATCCTTAAAAGCAAGTTCTAAAGGTGAGCAACACAATCAAATGTTGGTTTGATcttagcaggccgagcagcatcataggagcacgatgatgctgcttggcctgctgtgttcagccagctctacacctcgttatctcagattccccagcatggACAGATCCTACTATCTTTGGTCTGACCTTAGTTGGAATTACAGAAGCTCTGTAAGCTTTCAGGTACATTTTGCCTACTTCATCATCTGAGGTGATGGCACACTGTTTGTCGAAATCCTGGGCATTGTATGGGACACTGACTTCTCATTCTGCCAGCTGGGTTTGTGGCATGGTCTGAGGAGACAAGGGACAGTGGGGGAAGAAAGGAATATTCTACTAAAAACATTGGCACGATCACCTCTACCACCTGCACTTACCTGTttggcagttttcttccagtcGAGTCTGCAAATCACTGTCAGAAAAATAATGGATTGTACAGACGCACAAAGCACTATTCCACACCAGAGACCTGCAAAACAATAGCGTGCAGTGAGTATGGAGAGAATGTGGTTGGGATTTTCCATCATTCCTACTCTTTCAGTGAACCCTTTCACCTTTATCAGATGCCCCCATCTGGCCTCAGCACCTGTGGATTTGGGATGTGAGCAATTCAGCCAGAGATCCCACTCCCAATGAATATCCAACATTCTGTGGTGGAAATGCATGTGTGTGGAGTTTGGGCGAGCTGTGATGCTCACTTCCTGTCAATATTCCACGTTTATGGGTTTGATTGAAAACTGGCCGTGGGATCAAGGTGCTGCATGAAGTAATAGCTCTGAAAGGGTCAACGTTGAAGATTGAGTTTAAATTCTACACAAACTAATAATGTCATAGGGACTTGGGTGTGGAAAGGCAGAACATCTTAAGGTTTTGAGATAATCAGACCTATTAGCCTACATTTTCCAATATTTTAACAACAGTGTCTAACTTACTAATGCAATTGTACCTGATTGCCATGATGCTATAAACCATATCACGTCTGGGGCAGAAACTTTTCCTGGACAGATTAGTTGGGGGTTTCCCTCtgatttgatatgatttattactgtcacatataTCGAGTTACAAACAAGTGTTGTCTTACATGTTTTACAGGCAGGTCgtactatacaagtgcatcagggtaatagaacagagtgcaggatacagtgttacagctgctgagaaggtgcagagagagagcgaTGTTAACagtaaagaggtccattcaaaagtctggtaaCAACTTTCAACCAAGTAGACCCAGTAGATCCAGTCAGAAATGGGATGGTGGTAGCAATCTTTATAGGAACATATGAACAGCAGTGGGCCATtcgagcttgttccaccattcaatgagatcatgccttTGCTGAACAATAATTTTTCtgtctctgatttaaaattaacagcgAATCCAACATCCACCGCCATttgtggaagggagttccatAGGTTTAtgaccctttgtgtgtagaattaaatcatttaaaaaggcacctggccgggtaaatgaacaggaagggttcagagggatatgggccaaatgctgggaaatgggactggatttatttcggatatctggttggcatggatgggttgagccgaagggtctgtttctgtgatgaacatctctatgactcaatgagtcTGAAGTGCTTCCTAAAAGTGGCTTTCCCAGCCACATGTTGTTGCTGTTTGGAATTACATGTGAACATGATACAGCGTACTACGTATAATGGGACACAGTGATTGGAACTAGCCTCAAACTTGCACATTTTACAACTGGACACAACTGAGAGCCCCCACAGTACTGAAGAACCATGCAGCAAAACTAACTCACTCCcaactcagtttttttttacagctaCAAAACTGGCTTCAACCAATAATTTGTAACCATAAAGATCATCAtcatcagagaatccttacaatgtggaaacaggccctttggtctaacaagtccacactgacccccacagcatcacccccagacccatccctctataacccgcctaatctacacactatgggcaatttagcacggccaatccaaccagcctgcacatcgGGGTGAGAAAACTGAAGTCAGCGATTACTACCAATCATTAGTAAAGTGCTGAGGGCCATCCGAAGCACATGTACATAGTATTCACTTGTGCTCCATACCAGAGGTAGAACTTCCAATTACAAGTGCTCGCCAGTGTTGACCTTGTGATGGAACAACGTCCCTCGTGCCTTATAAAAGTGGGTGGATAATTGGCAAAGAAGAACAAAGGAGGGAAACTAATGAAATTCATACCAAATACGCCAAGATTTGCAGCAAACATCAAAGAGATTCCAATGGGAAACCCAATCAGGTAATATTCAACCAAGTTGCCAAAAgcgccttgtttttgcttcccaGCTCCTCttaacactccaccacacacaccctgcaAAATAGACAAACACAACATATTACAGTGATCACACAACATTTCGCTCCCACTGATGGGAAACAAAACCTAACAAATTATCGTGGCATCAAATACTTCTTCATCAATGGATGACATTTTGAAAATGATCACTGATGTTACGTCGGGAATGGGGTAAAGCAGCTTTCGccgaatctgtacagtgtggaaacaggccctttggcccaacaaatccaggtggacccatccccctgtaacccacctgaacactacaggttatttaacacggccaatccatcctagcctgcatatctttggactgtgaggggaaactggagcacccggaggaaacccatgcagacacagggagaacatggaaACTCTGCAAGGACAGTTgcatgagggtggaattgaacttgggtccccggtgctgtgaggcagcagtgctaggcACGAAGCCATTCTCTTGCATTGTTAACATAAACATAACAAGTGGAAGCTCTTTTCTGAACTAATGAATTCAAGCCAGGCATGTGGTTGAAATATCTGCCCCATGATCAAATTGATTGTCAGAGTTGTGAAGGTTCTGAATGGCCTCGGCCTGCTTCTATGATCCAAACCGATGTTTGCTGTTGACTCTCTGGCAGCAGACTCCATTAGAATGTGATAGGATGGTGCCACCTTTTCTCCTCGAGAGTTGTATGTCACTGCTCTGGGCTGCGTGGTTCAAGCTGCTCTCAACATCTTTAGTAAAACGTCAGCAAAAAAGATCATAATTAAAATCACAGGGATCCCGAAGCAGAAGCGTTTATATCATTCAGAGACAACGTACAAAAATAGGAAATAGGaatagcagtaggccattcagcccttcaactcTGCTGTGCCATGCAATAAAatgatggctgatcatctaaaTGCAGTACCGTGTTTCCACTTTCTCTTTATAACCGTTGATTCCTTTAGCCTTAAAAACGATATCCATCTCCAACTTGAAAAtgtttttggcctcaactactttctgtggcagagaattccacaggctcaccactctctgggtgaagacatttttcttcaTCTCGGCCTCAAATAGCCTATTTTGCTCAGGGTGTGACAGACTTTGGGAATGAATGTTCTCAGATGCTACCCCCACTCTAGGTTCAGTGGACATATTTGTTTTCgcaggtcattgctgagcagAGAATTCCGGGTTACCATCCTCCgaagttgcccatttaaaaaaaaacagaaattcaccaaagtcctgctctttcatcagagagagacGACTGGgggcagtttaacctgagggtcatcacatctcaggtgagggggggaggtagagaaggtgggaccttcatggtcaCCTCGGCctttgtgggaattgaacctgcactgttgaCATCACGCTGCATCATAAACCTTACCCTTAAGGAAGCAACAATGGGTCCATTGGAAAATGTCGAGACAGGTGCCAAGGACATGCGAACTGTGCCAACTGAACCCCTGTCCCCCAATGTCATCAATGTCACCCATCCCTCCAATTTGCTGCCATGCCTCTGGGTGTTAGCAAGTGAGTGAACACAGCAACGTCTAAGGGGACTCAGGTTTTGCTGAAGATACTTGCAGGAAAATTAACCATTCCTCAACCCAATGGGTTCAGTACAGCGATGAGACAGATTTCTGTGCAATGGTTAGGAATCTTAGATATTTTCAACACACTGGATAATTCTAAAACAAATACCAACCTAATGGTGTCCTCACATTTATTAGATTCTGAGTTCAATGCAGAAATTGTTGCAATTTTTTGCAAGTAGTATATAACTTAACATTTGCAGCACCAGAACAAGCCATTTGATCCATACCACTGTTTATGCTTGACATAATCTCCTCCCATCCTCCTTTCCATCAATCTACTGATCCTTACTTTTACCGCGCTCACACAGGTTTATCAAGAATCAtaaaattcctgcagtgtggaatgaaaccattcagcccatcaagtctgcaccaagcatccgaacagcatcccacccaaactcagctACTTCCCACTCCCCATAACTCTgcttgggcagcatggtggctcagtggttaacactgctgtctcaaagctccaaggacccgggtttgatcccacccttgggcgactgtctgtgtcaagtttgcacaCCCTCCtgatgcctgtgtgggtttcctccaggtatttACACAAAGCCTTTTTCCTGCATTCCCACTTCAATTTATCGGTGACTATCTTAAGTTTATTGCTGAGTCTCACCTGCGATTGGGAGTATTTTCTAATCTATCAGAccctttcataatcttaaagGTCTCTATCAAATCACTGTGTAGCCTCCCTTTTGCTAACTGTTTCTAAATTCCTGGCCCCAAATCAGAGAGTTCATCAATGAACTTTCAGAAAAGTGTATTAATCGAAATATCTCCTTATTTTAGGATACTTAGGATGAAATGGAGTGGAAGCAAGAAGACCAGCACAGAacaattgggctgaatggctgtaaaATTCCTTGTAAAATGAAATTGCATGTGAACCGAAGTGGAAAATGGAATATGACAGTAGATTGTGTTTAATACTTTGACAGGGCCTGGTTGTTATTGCCAAATCGGCATTTATTGTCAATGTCTAATGACCTTGGAGAGGGCGGTagtgagctgtgttcttgaacccCTGCGGGTCACAGGGTGTAAAAACACCCATAGTGCTGTGAGGAAggcacttccaggattttgacccagcaatagtacaggaatggtgatatatttccaaggcaggatggcgagtggcttggaaggaacttgcagggggtggtgttcccatgtatctgctgcccttgtccttctagatggaagtgatagtgggtttggaaggaattGTCAAGGAGCCATGGCAAGCTGCTGCAATGTATTTCGAaggtggtacacattgctgctgctgtgcttttgttcctgatgaagtgaatgttgaaggcagtGGCTGGGTTTTCAATCAAGCTGGTTGCTTTGCCCGAGATGACGTTGAGCTTCGAATGCTcgttgagctgcactcatccaggcaagtggggagtacacCATTACAGTCCTGCCTTGTGCCTTAGACATGGTGGTGGACAAGCTGAGAGGTCTTAGTAACTGAATTACTTCCTACATAATCTCCTGCTTCTGCCCaatcttgcagccacagtatttatacaaCCAGACCTGCTCACCTTTTGCTCAATGGTGACTCCAATGAAGCTAaaagtgggagattcagtgacagtaatgttGTCTGGTAGATGTGCATTGTCGGTGACACTTGActgaaatgcaaaaataaatcTAAAGTAAAGGAGTGAAcatttacaagcagaaacagacACTGAAATACTCACCGCAGTAGCATCGAATACGTGAAAAGCAGAACATAATGGAACTACTTCTATAACTAAATGTAGAATTTCTCTGCAAAATGAAAAGAGGTGCATTAGAGAAGTTTCacatgatctggaatgcattttGTAAGTGGATTTTGTGAAGTATTCATGCTGTAGAACTTATGTTTTACTGACTTGTCACTGGTGAAGATATAGCCCACCACATTCCTTAGGGCTCCAATTATTGCTGCAGTTACTAAGGCGATGCAACCTGCAGAAGCAAGTTTAAAACACGAAGAATTCGCATCAAATGATCTCATCAAAGTTTCAGGCAACATTTTAAATAAGTTGCCATTCACTATTACTTTGTTATGTTCTTCTTTCATCCATTCCCATCatcgcccccccaccccgctgcTGTAGAGGATGTCAAATCCCTGCCTGAATACAACTTGATGGACTCAGTCACACTTCATGCCATTCCCTCAACCTGTTCCAGGAACCTTCCTCCTGGTAAAGCCCAGGCTGTGGATATCACCTCACTGAATACAGTGGGGGAAGCATCAAAACACTTGGCAATAAAGTCATAGTGAATTGTCGTGGCTGGAATGTAGCAGCAGCAAATTTAAGCGCAGTCAGCTCCCACCAAATACAATATAAACATGACCAGCTTTCTGTGTTGATGGTGCTGATTGACAGATAAATGCTGATCAGCTCACTGGTGATAATGTCCCCACTCGTCTTCAATATGATGCTGTGGGTATCTCTAACATCTACCCAAGCAGAAAGTTGGAGCAATTGATTTAACGTCTCATCTGCAAGACAGCACATTTGACTGTGCAGCGCACCATCACTTGAGCGTCAGACTGCGTTACTTGCGCTCAAATCTTGGAGTGAGACTTGAGCCAAGGACCTTTTGAGTCAGATGCAAGACCACTCGACCACAGAACCATGGAATCCcgacagtacagaaagaggccgtATGGTCTATCAGGCCTGTACAGTCTCTCTGGAGAGCATTCTACACAGACCCCCAACCTATCCCAGGAACCCTCAAGACCTCTGGTGAAGTGgtgcattcccacagacacctgggaatcattgccccaagaccatccaaagtcGGGGAGCAGCATCTTGACACTCAGGAAAAAAATGGATGCCCAGGCGATAACAGCGACAGCAGCACTCTGCCACACCAACACCCTCCCCAACTCTATCCCGTGACCACCACCttccccaagtgtaacagagcctgcggtaGCTATTTGGTTCTGCACAgccaccctgagagtggaagagaatcatcctcatctgtgagggACCGCCAATGCATGAATGATTTGCCGTGGCTAACTGACCTAGACTACATGCCTGGACACTTTGggaaatttatcatggccaatccatctgacctgcacaCTTCTGGACTGACCACAACCACAGCTGGATGTGAACAAGCCATTACAGTATAAGAACAGCAAAATGTGGAAACAGCCTTGGCGTGTGAGACagagccaatgtttcaggtcattGGCGTATGGTAAGGACTGGCAAAAATTAGAAATGGAACAGGTTTGTGAAGCTATGGAACACAGAGAGGAGTGGATAGAGTGAACCAGAAAACCTGTGATATCACGGAAAAACAGGAGTGATTCAATGATGTTTAAGGGTAGATGGTGCAAGGCAAAAACATTGGTGGCATCGGTaaaagtaagaccataagacgataagacataggagtggaggaatggccattcagcccattgagtccactccgtcatttaatcatggc
Coding sequences within it:
- the LOC132211026 gene encoding multidrug and toxin extrusion protein 1-like isoform X3, with product MVTFHYSYFPSVPTESNTSAPAVVTLESRSHLQLLLLNISSWRETGTPDPLHFWIKVKIAIGYSVAATFHVGNALGARNPQQAVNSAKVTIYCIGCIALVTAAIIGALRNVVGYIFTSDKEILHLVIEVVPLCSAFHVFDATASSVTDNAHLPDNITVTESPTFSFIGVTIEQKGVCGGVLRGAGKQKQGAFGNLVEYYLIGFPIGISLMFAANLGVFGLWCGIVLCASVQSIIFLTVICRLDWKKTAKQAQINAGAMRGLGTSDSTSGGQTKDLSTEEDTGNDAMVLMSSVLQLEPSVDKDQVMDESSFLETGVTTVGEILSTKQMIIRRGLFFLSGPVILAIGLTIHFILAKDM
- the LOC132211026 gene encoding multidrug and toxin extrusion protein 2-like isoform X2 — its product is MVTFHYSYFPSVPTESNTSAPAVVTLESRSHLQLLLLNISSWRETGTPDPLHFWIKIAIGYSVAATFHVGNALGARNPQQAVNSAKVTIYCIGCIALVTAAIIGALRNVVGYIFTSDKEILHLVIEVVPLCSAFHVFDATAVSISVSVSACKCSLLYFRFIFAFQSSVTDNAHLPDNITVTESPTFSFIGVTIEQKGVCGGVLRGAGKQKQGAFGNLVEYYLIGFPIGISLMFAANLGVFGLWCGIVLCASVQSIIFLTVICRLDWKKTAKQAQINAGAMRGLGTSDSTSGGQTKDLSTEEDTGNDAMVLMSSVLQLEPSVDKDQVMDESSFLETGVTTVGEILSTKQMIIRRGLFFLSGPVILAIGLTIHFILAKDM
- the LOC132211026 gene encoding multidrug and toxin extrusion protein 2-like isoform X1, which codes for MVTFHYSYFPSVPTESNTSAPAVVTLESRSHLQLLLLNISSWRETGTPDPLHFWIKVKIAIGYSVAATFHVGNALGARNPQQAVNSAKVTIYCIGCIALVTAAIIGALRNVVGYIFTSDKEILHLVIEVVPLCSAFHVFDATAVSISVSVSACKCSLLYFRFIFAFQSSVTDNAHLPDNITVTESPTFSFIGVTIEQKGVCGGVLRGAGKQKQGAFGNLVEYYLIGFPIGISLMFAANLGVFGLWCGIVLCASVQSIIFLTVICRLDWKKTAKQAQINAGAMRGLGTSDSTSGGQTKDLSTEEDTGNDAMVLMSSVLQLEPSVDKDQVMDESSFLETGVTTVGEILSTKQMIIRRGLFFLSGPVILAIGLTIHFILAKDM
- the LOC132211026 gene encoding multidrug and toxin extrusion protein 2-like isoform X4; the encoded protein is MVTFHYSYFPSVPTESNTSAPAVVTLESRSHLQLLLLNISSWRETGTPDPLHFWIKVKIAIGYSVAATFHVGNALGARNPQQAVNSAKVTIYCIGCIALVTAAIIGALRNVVGYIFTSDKEILHLVIEVVPLCSAFHVFDATAGVCGGVLRGAGKQKQGAFGNLVEYYLIGFPIGISLMFAANLGVFGLWCGIVLCASVQSIIFLTVICRLDWKKTAKQAQINAGAMRGLGTSDSTSGGQTKDLSTEEDTGNDAMVLMSSVLQLEPSVDKDQVMDESSFLETGVTTVGEILSTKQMIIRRGLFFLSGPVILAIGLTIHFILAKDM